CGATCGCTCCCCGCGACGGGTTCGAGGACGCGGTGCTCGGCTTCGAGATCGTCGGCCGCGACGCCGACGGCGATATGACGGCGAACACCAACTGGCCCCGATACTTCAGCTTTCCGAACTTCTGTTTGAATGTTTTTCAGTATCTTGGCGGGGCGTCGGAAGAGGGACAGAACCAGGTGATCCGCCCTGGCGAGCCGGCCGAGATCGACTTGCCGGAAACCAAGGGGGCGCTCGCGGTGATCCTGCCCGACGGTTCGCGCCGGCCGGTCGAGGCGCCGAAAGCCGGAAAATTGGCGTTTCACGAGACAGATCAGCTTGGCGCGTACGAAGTTCAAGCAGGGAGCGAGGTGGTTGCTCGGTTCGCGGTCAACCTCTTCGACCGCCAGGAGAGCGACATCCGGCTTCGCACCCGCCAGGAGGGGGATGAGGGCCTGCAGGAAGTGGCGTCACTTTCTATCGGTTACGACGACGTGAAGGCCGAATCGCCCTCCTCCCCGATGCGAAAAGAGCTCTGGACGGGACTCCTGTTGGCGGCCCTGGCAGTGCTGGTTTTCGAGTGGTATATCTATAACCGACGAGTGTACATCTGACGGCGGCCGGAGCCGGGCCTGAGCTACGGCGGCACGTCGTTTGCCCTCTCGAGGGCGGCCTTCCGGCCGGAGGCCGAGATCACTCGCCATCATCTGCTGAGGACGCGGCGGCAAATGCCCAAGACCATTAAGCCACGCAAGGCTCGGAAACCGAAGGGAGATGGCAAGACGCTCCACCGGTTTATCGAGAACGACCTCATCCGCCGCGTGAGCTACAACGAATACCGGGATAAGGTCGCGCGAGCCTACGGCGGGCCGAAGGGTGCCCTCCTGACTGTCGCCAGCACGCTTTCGCTCCACATTCCGCTCGGCGAGCGGGTCTTTCGCTCGCGGAAGTTCGATTTGACGGGCGCCAAGTCGATTCTCGACGTCGGCAGCGGCGCGGGCCAATTGGCCGGCCATCTGCTGAAGTACGGCGACCCCGACGCCTCGGTCACCTGCACCGACCTGAGCAGCCAAATGCTGCGGCGGGCCCGCAATCGCCTGAAGAGCGACCGGCCGCGGTTCGTCTCGTGTGATTTGTCGCAACTACCGTTCGCGGACGGTTCGTTCGACTGCATCACCTGCGGCTATGTGCTCGAGCATTTGCCGAACGCCGAGACCGGCCTCGCCGAAATGTCGCGCGTCCTGCAGACCGGCGGCCGGATGTTCCTGCTGACGACCGAGGACAGCTTCTCGGGCGCTTGGACGAGCCGCCTGTGGTTGTGCCGCACATACAACCGTAAGGAACTGATGCGGGTTTGTGAAACGCTGGATCTGCACTGGAAGCAGGAGATCTGGTTCACGCGGATGCACAAAGCCTTCCGCGCCGGCGGCATCTGCGTCGAGATCCAGAAGCGGTAGAGAAGAGGATTAACCACGGAACACACGAAAACGACGAAAGAATTATAAGAGGCGCTTAACTGCCTTTCTTAATTTTCTTTTTCGTTCCTTTCGTGTGTTTCGTGGTTAGAAATGCATTTCTGCATTCGGCTCAAATCCGCAGAAACAACTGCCGCCGGTACATCCAGTAGCAGATCAGCCAGATGAACGCCCCCACAGCAAGATTCTGCAGCAGCGGTTCCCACGCCGGTCCGAAGAGCGTGAATATCGCCGCGCCGAAGTGCCGTAGATAGTTCTCCAGCGTCCAGTGGGCGATGAGGTGAATGAGCGCGTAGGCGGCGATCGAGTTCATTCCCACGACCACCGCCGGGAAGGCCCAGCGACGCCAACCCTTCAGGTCGACGATCGCGTAGAGCAGCCCGAGCGTCAGCAGGCTGAGGCCGCCAGCGGCGAGCGTGAAGCTTGGCGTCCAGATCTTCTTCACGATCGGGCAAACGCCCGCGAAGTGGCAAGCCAAGCCGAGGCCCAGCGCCACGGCGCCGCTCGCGAGCAGCGTCAACAACTTCCGCCGCGGCGCTCCATTGCCACGCAGCAGTTCGCCGGCTATCAGGCCAAAAATCATCGTCGCCAGCGAAGGAACAAAATTAAGCGTGTTGTAGCCGCCGCCGTTGGCGACCCACGGCTCCGGCCGTGGAAAGAGGTTCAGCAGCCAGCCGTCGAAGTAGTGAGCCGGGTGGGCGTTCTTGTTCCAGTGGGCCCAGAAGCCTTCGTAGTAAACGTGCCCGTTGACCGCCGCGTAGTCGTAGTCGCCCGCCGGCAGCGGCCAGAGTGCGAATAGCAGCCAATAGCCGGCAAGGATCGCCGCCGCGACGCCGAGCTGCACCCGCCAGCCGCGGTTCCACAGCAGGAATAAAAACACGTAGCCGAGGCCGATTTGCGAGACGACGTCTTCGAGCGTCCAGTCGGTCGCATCGTCGCCTTCGGACCGCAGGAAGACGCCGATGAGAATCAGCAGCAGCGACCGGTAGACGGCGTGCCCCAGCATTCGCCCGAACGAATCGCCTCGCCGTTGCCGCGCCGCGTATGAAAACGCCGCCGCCGCCCCGACGACGAACATGAACGACGGCTGAATCATGTCCCACAGGACGATGCCGGACCATTCCACATGCTCGAACTGCCGCGCGAATGCCTGAATCCACGGCGAGTCGGGATACCCTTCGCGCACCGCAGAGGTCCAGCCGTTAGGCGCATCAAGCAGCACCAACAGCAGCATCACGAGGCCGCGGTAGACGTCGATCGACGCCAAACGCTGCGACGGGATCGCAGCGCCGACAGGCGCGGTTGCAGATGGCGGACGTTCCATCACCCCTCCTCAAGCCCGCCCCCTCAAGCGGGGACGGGGACAAGTTGCGAGTACGTCCACCTGTTGTAGCGCCGTTACAGCACCGAGTCGAGATCGCCCTTCCAGCGGACGAACCCTTCGATCGCTTCGTACTCGGCGAGGCCGAGCTTGTCGTAGGTTTCGGCCGTGGTGCGGTTCCGCTGTTCGGCGCGTTGCCAGAACTCGCGGGGGTCATTACCCGGGAACAAGGCGCGGTCTTTTTGCGATTCGTGCTTGAAGATTGCCGCACGCTTCCGCAGGAGTTCCTGGGGGCTGAGCGGGACCGCCATCTCAATTTGATGGGCGCCCCATTCCTGCCAGGCGCCGCGGTAGAGCCAGACTTGGCACTGCTGGTACCACTCGTCCCCTTCGGCTTCGATCTGCTTGCACGCCTGCAGGATCGCAGCGAGGCAGGTGCGGTGCGTGCCGTGCGGATCGGAAAGATCGCCCGCCGCGTAGACCTGGTGCGGCTGCACCTTGCGGAGCAGTTCGACGGTGATGCGAATATCGTCGTCGCCGAGCGGCTTCTTGCGGACGCGGCCCGTTTCGTAGAACGGCATGTCCATGAAG
This sequence is a window from Lacipirellula parvula. Protein-coding genes within it:
- a CDS encoding class I SAM-dependent methyltransferase: MPKTIKPRKARKPKGDGKTLHRFIENDLIRRVSYNEYRDKVARAYGGPKGALLTVASTLSLHIPLGERVFRSRKFDLTGAKSILDVGSGAGQLAGHLLKYGDPDASVTCTDLSSQMLRRARNRLKSDRPRFVSCDLSQLPFADGSFDCITCGYVLEHLPNAETGLAEMSRVLQTGGRMFLLTTEDSFSGAWTSRLWLCRTYNRKELMRVCETLDLHWKQEIWFTRMHKAFRAGGICVEIQKR
- a CDS encoding acyltransferase family protein, producing MERPPSATAPVGAAIPSQRLASIDVYRGLVMLLLVLLDAPNGWTSAVREGYPDSPWIQAFARQFEHVEWSGIVLWDMIQPSFMFVVGAAAAFSYAARQRRGDSFGRMLGHAVYRSLLLILIGVFLRSEGDDATDWTLEDVVSQIGLGYVFLFLLWNRGWRVQLGVAAAILAGYWLLFALWPLPAGDYDYAAVNGHVYYEGFWAHWNKNAHPAHYFDGWLLNLFPRPEPWVANGGGYNTLNFVPSLATMIFGLIAGELLRGNGAPRRKLLTLLASGAVALGLGLACHFAGVCPIVKKIWTPSFTLAAGGLSLLTLGLLYAIVDLKGWRRWAFPAVVVGMNSIAAYALIHLIAHWTLENYLRHFGAAIFTLFGPAWEPLLQNLAVGAFIWLICYWMYRRQLFLRI